The window CGGAAACGCAGTTCCGCCGCCTCCAGCAGCGCGTCCCTCAGGGGCAGCGCCCGGACGCGTTCCGTCACGAACTCCAGGTACAGGATCGAGTTCTTGGTGCTCAGGCCCAGCAGGATCACCATGCCCAGCACCGTGATCACGTCGAGGTTCACGCCGAAGAAGTTCAGCGTCCACAGCGCCCCGACCACCGCAATGGGAATCGGGAGTTGCAGGTAGATGGGGTACCGGAACGAGTTGAACTGGCTGCCCAGCACCAGGTACGTCAGGATGATCGCCAGGAGCATCAGGATCGGGCCGTAGAACACGAGGTCCCCGGTCAGGCCGGCGCTGCCGAACGCGCTGGCGTTCCCGAGCGTCACGCCGCCGGTCAGGAGCCCGGCCTTCTGGACGCGGCTGACGAGTTCTTTCTGGTACGCAAACGGGTTCGGGCCGCCCTGGACGACGTTGATGTTCAGCGTGGCGGTGTACGCCTTGTTCAGGCGCAGCAGCGTGGCGGGCGCCTGCGCCAGCTGGAACGCGCCCAGCTGCGACAGCGGCAGGTTGGTACTCAGGGCCGGGGCGTACACGGTCTGGGCCAGCAGGCTCTGCTCGCTGCTGATCAGGGCCGGGTCGAGCCGCACGACGATGTCCACGCTGCGGTCCCCGTCGCGGACGCTGCCCGCGACCGAGCCGTCGTTGTACGTGCGCAGGGCCTGCGCGACGTCACTGGCGCTCAGGCCGGTGCCGGTCAGGCGGGTGGCGTCGGGCGTGAAGGTGCGCTCCTGGCGGGTGGCGCTCAGGCTGCTCTCGACGGTGCGGAGGTTCGGGTCCTGCGCGAGCAGGCGCACCACCTCGCGGTTGCGCTGTTCCAGCAGCGCCTGATTGGGCGCCGTGAGGGCCAGGGAGATGTCGGCGCTGCCGCCGGGGCCGGTCTGCTGCGTCCCGACGCGCAGTTCACTGCCGGGCGCGCGCGTGCCGATGGGCGTGAGCAGACGCGTGTACTGCTCGACCAGCGCGTCAATGCCGGGCCGCTCGGCCTTGTCGATCAGGGTGACGGTCAGGTTCGCCTCGTTGGCGCTGGCGCCACTCACGCCGTTCCCCGCGCCGACGCTGGTCTCCACGAGCTTCACCTCGGGGCGCGCCAGCAGGGCGTCCTCCAGCTGCGCGGTGACGCGGTTGGTGGCGTTCAGGTCCGTCCCGACCGGCAGGCTGAGGTCCACGGCGACAATGCCACTGTCGGACTTGGGCGTGAACGCGAAGCCCACGCCGCGCAGCGCCAGCGGCGCGCTCAGCAGGAACAGCCCCGCGATCAGCAGCACCACCCAGGGGCGCCGCAGGGCCACGTTCAGGCTGCGGGCGTACGCGCGGGCGGTGCGCTGCACGCCGCCGTTCACGACGCCGTGCAGGGTGCCCGTCACGGCCTCCAGCAGCGCCAGCAGCGCGCCCAGTAGGTACCGCGCGGCGGCCAGCGTCAGCGGCGCCAGGACGGCCGCGATGCCCACGGCCAGCGCGACCGGCAGGCCCGCCACCTTCAGCGCCACGGACACGCCCGCGCCCGCCACGATCAGCCCTGCCCAGCCCCAGAAGGACCGCACGCCCCGCAGGCTCGACTGGAGCAGCGCCGGGAAGCGGCCCAGCACGCCGGGCACCTGCGCCCACCCGACCGGCTGCGGGTCGTTCGTGTACGCCATGCGGACCGTCAGGAACAGCAGACTTTCCAGCCACGACAGCACGATGGCCGCCGCGATACCCAGCCCGAACTGACTGAAGAACTGCCCCAGGATGCCGGGCATCAGGCTCAGGGGGATCAGCACGGCCAGCAGCGAGAAGCTCGCGGCGGTCACGGCGCTGAAGACCTCGCTGCCGCCCAGCAGCACGCTGCGCAGGCGGCTGTACCCCAGGTCCCGGTAGCGCTGGACGTTCTCCGCCACCACGATCGAGTCGTCCACGACGATCCCGATGGCCACGATGATCGCCAGCAGCGAGATGATGTTGAACGTGAAGCCCAGCGTGGCGTACAGCAGCGGCGCGGCGCTGATCGAGATGGGAATCGCCAGGACCACGGCCAGCACGGTGTTCAGCCGGCCCAGGAACAGCAGGCAGATGATGCCGACCGCGCCGACGGCCAGCACGAACTCCTTGAAGGTGTCCTTCACGCTGCCCAGCGTGGAGCGGGTGGTGTCACTGGCGATCTTCAGCGTGTACCCGGCGGGGAGCGGCTGGGCCTGCATGGCCGCGCGCACGCTGTCCGCCACCGCCACCGAATTCGTGCCGCTGCCCTTACGCACGCTGAGCAGCACGGCGGGCTGCCCGTTGAAGCGCGCCAGGCTGCTGGCGTCCGCGGCGGCGTCCCGGACGCGCGCCACGTCCCCAACCTGCACGCCGCTGCCGCTGTCCACCGTGATCGCGGCCACGTCGGCGGCGCTGCGGGGCGTGTTGCGCGTCGCGTACTGCGTCTGCGTGCCGCCCTGCGACACGGTGCCCGCCGGGAGGTCCAGCGCGCTGGCGCTGATCGCCTGCGTGACCCGCGCGGGGCTCAGGTTGAACGACTGCAGCCGCGCCGGGTCGAGCAGCACCTGCACCTGCCGGGCCGGGCCGCCGGTCACGCTGACGTCCGCCACGCCGTCCACGCGTTCCAGCCGCGGCACCAGCACGTCCTCGGCGTAGGTGGTGACCTGCGCCGGGGGGTTGCTGCCGCCCAGCAGGGCCAGCGTGAGGATCGGCGTGGCGTTCGGGTCGAACTTCTGCACGACCGGGGCCTTCACGCCGTCCGGCAGCGTCCCGCGGATCGCGGCTACGGCCTGTGACACGCTGTTCGCCGCGGAATCCACGTCCGTGCCGTCATTGAAGGTGATCACGACCGCCGACTGATTGCTGACCGAGGTGGTGTTGATGTCCTCCACGCCCGCCAGGGTGCTCACGGCGTCCTCGATGCGGCGGCTGACCTCGCGGTCCACCTGATCCGGGTTCGCGCCGGGATACGACGTGGACACCGCCAGGACCGGCACCTCGAAGTTCGGCAGGAGTTCCACACCCAGCCGGAACGTCGCAGCCAGCCCCGCCAGGACCAGCAGCACGAAGATCCCCACCGAGAACACGTAGTTCTTCACGCTGAAGCGCACCAGCGGATGCACCTTCGGTTCCGGCGTGCCGTCCGGCAGGGTGCCCTGCGGCAGGTTGAATTCCGGGGGTTCGTGCGTGCTCACGCGCGCACCGCCTGCGCTGGCCGCGTCACGGGGTTCCCCCGCTGCTCTGCACGCGCGCGCCGTCCTGCAGGCTGGCCGGAACGGGGCTCACGACGTCCGCGCCCGCGTCCAGGCCGCGCACGGCGACCTGCGCGCCGCTCTCGGCCACGACGCTGACCGGGGTGCGGCGGGCCACGCCGCCAGAGACGAGGTACACGACGTTCTGCCCGTTCTCGGCCTGCACGGCGCCGCTGGGCACCAGCACGCCCTGCCCCAGCCGCACGCGGTAGCGGACCTGCGCGGCGCCGCCCACCGGGAGGTTCGCGCCGCCCTGCACGCGCGCCGTGACCGGTACGAGGCGGTTGGTGCCCGCCACGCCCGGCGCGCCCGTGACCGTGCCCACGTAGTTCACGCCGCCGTACCCGACGTTCATTTTCGCGCCGTCCACCAGGGTGGCAGCGTCGGTGGCGGGCACGTTGAACTTCACACGCAGGCTGCCGGGGTCCACGAGCCGGGCGACGGCGCTGCCCTGCTGCGCGAACTCGCCCACCTCGACGTTCAGCGCCGCGACGGTGCCCGCAAAGGGCGCGCGAACCGCGGTGCGGGCCAGGTTCTCCTCGGCCTGCTGCACGCTGGCGCGCGCCTGGGCCAGCTGCGCCTCCTGCAGGGGCACGCTGCCCTGCGCGCTCTGGCCGTTCTGCGAGAGGTTCGCGCGGGCCTGCGCCAGGGCGCTCTGCGCCTGCGCGAGCTGCGCGCGGGCGGCCTGCACGTCCGACAGGCTGATGCCGCCCAGCCGGTAGAGGTTCTCGGCGCTCTGCGCGCCCGCCTGCGCCTGCGCCAGGCTGGCCTGCGCCGCCTGCACGGACGCGTTCAGGCTGCCCGCGTTGTTCTGCGTGCTGCGCTGCGTCTGCGCAAGGCTGATCTGCGCCTGCTGCACCTGCAGTCGAGCGTTCTGAAGGGCTTGGCGCTGCGCCGTGTCGTCCAGCTGCGCCAGCACCTGCCCGCGCGTGACCTGATCCCCCTCCTGCACCAGCAGGGTCTTCACGACGCCGCCCGACTGCGCGGCGACCTGACTGTCCCGCTGCGCCTCAATGGTGCCGCTCACGCTGCGCTGGGCGTCCAGCGTGCCGCTGCGGGCGGGAACGGTCGCTACCTGGAGCGTGGTGGTCTTGGCGGGCGCGGCGTCCAGGTCGTTCTTCACGTCCGCGCCGGTCTTGGCGGCGCAGGCGCTGAGGGTCAGCGTGACCAGCAGAAGCGGGGTGGTGCGCCGCACGTCAGTTCACCAGTCCCGTCACGTCCTGCCCGGCGGCGACGCCCAGCCCGGCCAGGGCGCGCCACACGCCGTCCACGGCCTGCTGCACGCTCAGCGCGGCCTGCTGCGCCTGAAGCTGCGCCTGCTGCACCTCCACGGCGGCGGCCGTTCCGGCCTTCAGGCGGGCCTGGGCGTTGCGCAGGGCCTCCTGCGCGTTCACGGCGGCGTCGCGGGCCACGGTCACGCGCGCCTGGGCGTCCTGCGCGGCGCGGTATGCGTCCCGCACGCCGGTCTGCGCGGCCCGCGTGCCGTCCTCCAGGCCGCGCTGCGCGTTGGCGAGCGCGGTGCGGGCGTCCTCCAGCGTGCGCGTCGGCGTGTAGTCGTTGTCGGCCAGTTTCACCTGCAATCCCGCGAGGGTGACGCCGTTTGCGGCCTGCACCAGCGCGGGCAGGCGCTTGTCCAGGCCGCTCTGCAACGCCGCGAGGGTCACGCTGAGTTTCGGCGCGTCGCCGGGCGCGCTGAGTTTCAGGTCCGTCCCGGCCGGGAGGTTCAGGGTGCGCGCCAGCGTGGCCTCCAGCACCGGCAGGCTGGCCTGGGCACTGGCGAGGTCCTGCCGGTCGCCATTCAGGGCGTTCTGCGCGCGGCTGACGTCCAGGCTGGTCGCCACCCGCGCCGCGAGGCGGGCCTGCGCGATCTTCAGCTGCCGGTCGGACAGCGCCACCTGCGCCTGGGCCAGCGCGGCACTCTGCGCGCCCTCGTAGGCCTGCACGTACCCGCTGATGGCCGACTGCGCCGCGGTCAGTTTGGCGGCGTTCAGCGCGGCCGTCTGCGCGGCGACGTCCTGCTCGGCCTGCGTGAGGGTCGTGATGATGCTGGTCGGGTCGGCACGCACGGCGCGCAGGTTCGCCTGCGCTTTTTGCAGGTTCGCGCGGGCCGTGGTGACGTCCACGCCGAGCGTGACGGCGCGGGTCACGGCGCTCCCCAGGGTCAGGGAGGTCGGGGCGGTCTGCGCGGCCGCAGGGGCGGCGCTCAGGGCGAGGATCAGGGTCAGGGTGCGCTTCATGGGCGGCCTCCGGTGGGCAGGGGGGCGGGAAGGGTCAGGAGCAGGGGGTCAAGGTCGGCGGTGGCCTGCGCGAGCGCGGCGCCCGCCACGGCCACGCGGTCCTGCTGCGCGGCGAGGGCCTGCTGCGCCTGCGTGAGGTTCAGCGCAGCCTGCTGCACGTCCAGGCGCGTACCCAGCCCGGCGTCCAGGCGGGCCTGCGCGGCCTGCGCGGTCAGTTCCGCCGCGCGGACGCGGGTGCGGGCGGCGTCCAGCGCGCCCTGCTCGTCCTGCACGGCCAGCAGGCGTGTGCGCACGTCCAGTTCCACGCTCTGGCGGGCGACGTCCAGCGCCAGGGCGGCCTGCTGCACACCCACCTGCGCCTGTGCCGCGACCACACCGTCGGTCTGGCCCAGGATGGGGATGGAGGCGTTCAGGGCCAGGTTCACGCCGCTCACGGGCGCCTTGACCTCCCGCAGCGGAACGTTCAGCTGCGCGGCGAGCACGCCGGTCGTGAAGTTCAGGCTGCCGCTGACCGTCCGGCCCGCGGCCCCGGACGCGCTGGCCAGCTGTCCGGCGCTCACGCTGGCCGTCAGGTCCGGCAGGCGGGCGTTCAGCACGGCCGCGTCCCGCTGCGCTTGCGCGTCGGCCAGCGTGGCCTGCGCGCGGCGCACCTCGGGCCGCTGCGCCAGCGCCCGCGCGATCAGTGTCGCCTCGTCCCCGGCGGGGCTCAGGTCCGGCAGGGCGCGGCTCAGGTCCGGCGCGGCAGGCAGCGGATCGGCGCCCAGCAGCCGGGTCAGGCTCAGTCGGGCCTGCGTCACGGCCCGCGCCGCGCGGTCGCGGGCGGCCTGCGCGGCCTCCTGGCTCGCCTGCCGGTCCAGCACGCCGCCCTCACTGAGCAGGCCCTGCGCGCGCTGGTCGCGGGCGATGGTCAGCGCCTGCGTGCTCAGCGTCAGCTGCGCGTCGGCCAGCGTCAGGGCGTCCGCCGCGCCGCGCAGGCCCGCGTACGCCTGCCACACCTGCACAGTCAGGCTGCCGCGCGCCGCGCGCAGGTCCAGCGCCGCGGCCTGCACGGCCCGCTCGGCGCTGCGGACGCCCTCCAGCAGCGGGGACCAGGGCAGCACCGGCAGGCTGGCGGTAACGGTCACCGCGCCGTTCCCGGTCCAGTCCCCGCCGTCCCAGGGCGCTTTCGTGAGGGTCCCGCTGGCCCCGGCGCTCAGGTTCAGTCCGGCGCGGGCACGGGCACTGTCCAGTTGCAGCTGCGCCGCGCGGAAGGTCAGGTCCGCCGAGCGCCAGCCCGGCGCGGCGCGCAGCGTGAGCAGCAGCGTATCAAGGGGCGCGCTAGCCTGGGGGGCAGCAGTCTGTGGCGGGCTGGGCGTTGTCTGCGCCGCGGCGGGTCCGAGCAGCAGGGCCAGGAACAGCAGGCATCGTGTGGCGGAATGGGTCATGTCGGTCCTCAGGTCAGAATGGGGGGGCAGGGCGGTGCGCAGAGCTGGCCGGTCCGGTGGGGCGTTGGCGCTCGTCCGCCTGTCAGGGCCGGGCCCTGGGCTCATGTCCCCATTAACGAGTGAATACTTACTTTTGTCTGTCATGCGGCGTTCACTCGGGCTTCAGGGCGCCATGCCGGGCCACAGGAGGTCCATCAGGCCGCGCACGAACCGCCCGGCTTCCAGCCCTGCACCCTGCCCGGGCATCATCTGCTCGCGGTGCACGTAGTGCGACAGGGCCCCCACGAGGCTCAGGGCCGTGACCTCGGCGTCCAGCGGCCGCAGGCGGCCCAGGCGGACCTCGGCCTCCAGGTAGGCGGCGATGTTGCGCGCCGCGACCTGCATGGGGTCCCCCAGGCGCATCAGGATCGGGTTGTGCGAGGGATCATGCCCGCGCGAGAACATCACCATGAGTTTCGGCACGAGCTGCTCGGCCTCGCGCAGCATGCTCAGCAGCGCCCGTTCCAGGTTGCGGCGCACGTCGTCCTGCCCGGCTACCTCCAGCAGTTCAGCCTGCCAGCGGGCCTGGCGGTGCAGGCCAATGGCCGCGACGAACAGGTCCTCCTTGCTGGCGAACCGGTTGAACAGCGTGCCCTCAGACACGCCAGCGCGCCGGGCAATCGCGGCGGTGGTGGCGCTGAAGCCCTGTTCCAGGAACACCTCCTGCGCCGCGGCGACGATCACCTCATCACTTATTTGCCTGGGTCGTGCCATAACTGAGTCTATCCTCAGGAATAAGGCCGGGACGTGCGTCCCCCGCCCCACCTCACCCCCCGATCATAAAGACACCCCCTGCGGCCACCACGCTTGTTCCCCCGCCACAGCGGCCACTAGTCTGAACATCAACAGGTGCGCCCCGCTCAGCTCCAGCGATCCCCGTTCCCGCTTCCCCCTGCCACCCCTCCCAAGGAGCTCCGCTCGACCGTCATGCCCCCCCACCCGCACCACCGCCAGGACCACTAGCGTGCCGCGCCCAGCCTGGGCCCTGAAGGACCGCTGGTCCATCTCGCTGCGCGTGCAGCTCCTCGGGCTGGTCCTGGCCTTGCTCATCCCCCTGGGCGCCATCCTGCTGGTGGTCCTGCCGGACTTCATGAACGGGCAGTTCACCACCATCGAACGCACCCAGGTGCAGCAGTTCAGCGACATCGCCCGCGCCAACGTGACCACCGAGGAATCCCGCGTCAGCCTGTTCGTGCTGAACTTCAGCCTCTGGACCGAAACCTACGAGTACGCCGCCGGACGCAACGCCCGTTACCTGAGCGCCAACCTCGTGCCCGGCACGTTCATCGGCGGCAAGGTCGACTACTGGGGCGTCGCCGCGCCCGGCGGCCAGCTGCTGTCCGCCGCCACCCTGCGCGGCGAACAGATCGTGGACGCCACGCCCGTCGTCCAGGACTTCCTGCGCGCCCTGCCACGCCCCCTGCCCCCCGACGGGGCCGCCGGCGTGATCCGCCGCGGCGCCACCGCGTACATCCTCGCGGCGCGCCCCATCACCCGCGACGACGGCACCGGCCGCGGCGGCATCATGCTGCTCGCCCGGACCCTCACCCCCGACGTCCTTGATGAACTCACGTACCAGGGCGGCATCTTCCAGGCCACGCTGCGCGGCGCGCCCAGCCCCGGCACGCAGGTCACCTTCACGGAAGACCGCGTCCGCGCCACGTCCCCCCTGAGCGCCCCGGGCGGCCCCCCCCAGCTTGCGCTGGAACTCACGATCCCCCGCGCCGTTCACGCTGCCGGCCTGCGCGGCGCGCAGCAGCTGCGCCTGACCATGCTCATCGCCACCCTCCTCGCCGTGATCAGCTTCCTGCTGTTCCTCAACCGCCGCGTCCTGCGCGTCCTGGAAGGCTACAAGCGCGACACGCAGCTCATCACCCGCGACCCCACCCACCGGCTCGACGCCCGCGACCGCACCGAACTGGGCCTGCTGGCCCGCACCATCAACGACCTGCTCGACCACCTGCACCTGCGCGAGCAGCAGCTGCGGGAACGCTCGCAGCGCGACGACCTGACCGGCGCGTTCACCCGCTCCGGCCTGCTCGAGCGGCTCATCCATACGCCCGTCCGCAGCGCCCTGATCATCGAGGTGCCCCGCCTGCAGGAACTCAGCGGCCTGTACGGCCACACCCGCGTCGACACGCTGCTACGTGAACTCGCGCGCCGACTGGAACACCTCGGCCCCGACCACGTGGTCGCGCGCCTGTCCTCCAGCGGCATGGCCCTCGTCACCACCGGACCGGACAGCCCCAACCCCGCGCTGATCCTGCGTGAACTCGAACAGCCCTTCACGCTGCACGACAGTGGCGTCGCCCTGAAACTCACCGCCGGGTACGCCGAATCTCCCCACGCGCTGCCCGTCCCCACCCTGCTGCGCCACGCGAACATCGCCCTGCAACACGCCCTGGACGAACGTGAGCACTTCGGCGTGTTCGAGGAAGCCATGCTGCGCCGCACGCAGTACGGCCACCTGCTGGAAACGGCCCTCCAGGACGCCGACCAGCGCGGCGAACTGACCCTGCTCTACCAGCCCGTGCAGGACCTGCGCAGCGGCCAGTGGACCGCCATTGAAGCCCTGATGCGCTGGCAGCACCCCACGCTGGGCAGCGTGCCCCCCAGCACCTTCATTCCCATCGCGGAACGCTCCGGCCTGATCGCCAAGCTCGGCGACTGGGCCCTGCGCCGCGCCCTGCACGACGTCAAGGACGCGCAGCGGTTCACGCCCCTGCGGGTGAACGTGAACGTCAGCCCCATCCAGCTGCTCAACCCGAACTTCGCCGAGAACGTCTTGGCCATCCTGCAAGAACAGCGCGCCTCACCCCACACCCTCACGCTGGAAGTCACCGAGGGTTCGGTCATGCAGAACGTCGCACTGGCCTGTCAGCACCTTGATCAGCTGCGGCGCGCAGGCGTGCACGTGGCCCTCGACGACTTCGGCAGTGGGCACTCCAGTCTCGCGCTGCTGGCCGAACTGCCCCTCGACACCGTCAAACTCGACCGGTCCTTCCTGCGGGATAGTACCCGCCTGGGCCCGCGTGCCAGCACGCGCGGTGCGCTGCTCGGGAACACCATCCGCCTCGCCCGGGACCTGAAACTCCGCACCGTCGCCGAGGGCGTCGAGGACGAAGCCATGCTGCACGTCCTGCGCGACCTCGGCTGCGACGCTGCCCAGGGCTACCACATCGCCCGGCCGGAACCCCTCGGGACACTCCTGGGCCGCCTGCACCCCGGCCATGTCCCCACCCCCACCGCCGACCCCGACCGCCGCTGACCCGCACGGTCAGTCGGGCAGGTAGGCCCGCAGCGTCTCCCGGATGGACAGCACGTCCGTCAGGCGGCTCGGGTTCAGATGCAGCACCGAGATGATCGCCCGGCCCGAGTCCGGCTCGGCCGCCGCGGCCGGCGCGCGCCGACGGTCACGTCCGTAAGACCGCGAGGACAGAATGATCCCCACGACTGGCGTCTGCGACTGACGGTCAAACAGTTCAAAGTCCAGCCGTAACTGCGCGATCTTCTGCAGGGTGCCCTGCGTGTCACCCGCCTGCACCACCATGGCCAGCACGTCATTCAGCACGACCGGACCCCGCACCTCGACCGGATGGTCCCGCAGGGCGACGCGCAGGTGCCGTTCAAACCGGTCGTCCACCCGGGACCGCTCCTGGCGAGGTTCAGGGGCCTTCCCCGCCACGGATTTCTTCAGGAAGTTCAGCGGCATACTCCATCATAGAGACTCGGCCCACCCGGCAGGGCAGCCACCCCACCAAGCGGGGGCAGACTCACCAGACCCCGGGAGGCGCGGAGCAACCGGGCGGTAGACGGACCGTCTGGGCGGGCCGGGCGCCGCACCGCGCTCAGGATCAGGTGGCGGCTCTCACCCTCCCTGCCCTGCGCCGTGCGGGCGGAACGGCAGGTACTTCGGCTGCCAGAA of the Deinococcus radiotolerans genome contains:
- a CDS encoding efflux RND transporter permease subunit, whose translation is MSTHEPPEFNLPQGTLPDGTPEPKVHPLVRFSVKNYVFSVGIFVLLVLAGLAATFRLGVELLPNFEVPVLAVSTSYPGANPDQVDREVSRRIEDAVSTLAGVEDINTTSVSNQSAVVITFNDGTDVDSAANSVSQAVAAIRGTLPDGVKAPVVQKFDPNATPILTLALLGGSNPPAQVTTYAEDVLVPRLERVDGVADVSVTGGPARQVQVLLDPARLQSFNLSPARVTQAISASALDLPAGTVSQGGTQTQYATRNTPRSAADVAAITVDSGSGVQVGDVARVRDAAADASSLARFNGQPAVLLSVRKGSGTNSVAVADSVRAAMQAQPLPAGYTLKIASDTTRSTLGSVKDTFKEFVLAVGAVGIICLLFLGRLNTVLAVVLAIPISISAAPLLYATLGFTFNIISLLAIIVAIGIVVDDSIVVAENVQRYRDLGYSRLRSVLLGGSEVFSAVTAASFSLLAVLIPLSLMPGILGQFFSQFGLGIAAAIVLSWLESLLFLTVRMAYTNDPQPVGWAQVPGVLGRFPALLQSSLRGVRSFWGWAGLIVAGAGVSVALKVAGLPVALAVGIAAVLAPLTLAAARYLLGALLALLEAVTGTLHGVVNGGVQRTARAYARSLNVALRRPWVVLLIAGLFLLSAPLALRGVGFAFTPKSDSGIVAVDLSLPVGTDLNATNRVTAQLEDALLARPEVKLVETSVGAGNGVSGASANEANLTVTLIDKAERPGIDALVEQYTRLLTPIGTRAPGSELRVGTQQTGPGGSADISLALTAPNQALLEQRNREVVRLLAQDPNLRTVESSLSATRQERTFTPDATRLTGTGLSASDVAQALRTYNDGSVAGSVRDGDRSVDIVVRLDPALISSEQSLLAQTVYAPALSTNLPLSQLGAFQLAQAPATLLRLNKAYTATLNINVVQGGPNPFAYQKELVSRVQKAGLLTGGVTLGNASAFGSAGLTGDLVFYGPILMLLAIILTYLVLGSQFNSFRYPIYLQLPIPIAVVGALWTLNFFGVNLDVITVLGMVILLGLSTKNSILYLEFVTERVRALPLRDALLEAAELRFRPIIMTTLTVLVISIPLVLGQGEGAEFRRGLGIVILGGVITSTLLTFYVVPSVFWLFERRRLQPDTVHAQVEGPSPLGAGD
- a CDS encoding efflux RND transporter periplasmic adaptor subunit, with the protein product MRRTTPLLLVTLTLSACAAKTGADVKNDLDAAPAKTTTLQVATVPARSGTLDAQRSVSGTIEAQRDSQVAAQSGGVVKTLLVQEGDQVTRGQVLAQLDDTAQRQALQNARLQVQQAQISLAQTQRSTQNNAGSLNASVQAAQASLAQAQAGAQSAENLYRLGGISLSDVQAARAQLAQAQSALAQARANLSQNGQSAQGSVPLQEAQLAQARASVQQAEENLARTAVRAPFAGTVAALNVEVGEFAQQGSAVARLVDPGSLRVKFNVPATDAATLVDGAKMNVGYGGVNYVGTVTGAPGVAGTNRLVPVTARVQGGANLPVGGAAQVRYRVRLGQGVLVPSGAVQAENGQNVVYLVSGGVARRTPVSVVAESGAQVAVRGLDAGADVVSPVPASLQDGARVQSSGGTP
- a CDS encoding TolC family protein, with translation MKRTLTLILALSAAPAAAQTAPTSLTLGSAVTRAVTLGVDVTTARANLQKAQANLRAVRADPTSIITTLTQAEQDVAAQTAALNAAKLTAAQSAISGYVQAYEGAQSAALAQAQVALSDRQLKIAQARLAARVATSLDVSRAQNALNGDRQDLASAQASLPVLEATLARTLNLPAGTDLKLSAPGDAPKLSVTLAALQSGLDKRLPALVQAANGVTLAGLQVKLADNDYTPTRTLEDARTALANAQRGLEDGTRAAQTGVRDAYRAAQDAQARVTVARDAAVNAQEALRNAQARLKAGTAAAVEVQQAQLQAQQAALSVQQAVDGVWRALAGLGVAAGQDVTGLVN
- a CDS encoding TolC family protein; its protein translation is MTHSATRCLLFLALLLGPAAAQTTPSPPQTAAPQASAPLDTLLLTLRAAPGWRSADLTFRAAQLQLDSARARAGLNLSAGASGTLTKAPWDGGDWTGNGAVTVTASLPVLPWSPLLEGVRSAERAVQAAALDLRAARGSLTVQVWQAYAGLRGAADALTLADAQLTLSTQALTIARDQRAQGLLSEGGVLDRQASQEAAQAARDRAARAVTQARLSLTRLLGADPLPAAPDLSRALPDLSPAGDEATLIARALAQRPEVRRAQATLADAQAQRDAAVLNARLPDLTASVSAGQLASASGAAGRTVSGSLNFTTGVLAAQLNVPLREVKAPVSGVNLALNASIPILGQTDGVVAAQAQVGVQQAALALDVARQSVELDVRTRLLAVQDEQGALDAARTRVRAAELTAQAAQARLDAGLGTRLDVQQAALNLTQAQQALAAQQDRVAVAGAALAQATADLDPLLLTLPAPLPTGGRP
- a CDS encoding TetR/AcrR family transcriptional regulator gives rise to the protein MARPRQISDEVIVAAAQEVFLEQGFSATTAAIARRAGVSEGTLFNRFASKEDLFVAAIGLHRQARWQAELLEVAGQDDVRRNLERALLSMLREAEQLVPKLMVMFSRGHDPSHNPILMRLGDPMQVAARNIAAYLEAEVRLGRLRPLDAEVTALSLVGALSHYVHREQMMPGQGAGLEAGRFVRGLMDLLWPGMAP
- a CDS encoding putative bifunctional diguanylate cyclase/phosphodiesterase, with the protein product MPRPAWALKDRWSISLRVQLLGLVLALLIPLGAILLVVLPDFMNGQFTTIERTQVQQFSDIARANVTTEESRVSLFVLNFSLWTETYEYAAGRNARYLSANLVPGTFIGGKVDYWGVAAPGGQLLSAATLRGEQIVDATPVVQDFLRALPRPLPPDGAAGVIRRGATAYILAARPITRDDGTGRGGIMLLARTLTPDVLDELTYQGGIFQATLRGAPSPGTQVTFTEDRVRATSPLSAPGGPPQLALELTIPRAVHAAGLRGAQQLRLTMLIATLLAVISFLLFLNRRVLRVLEGYKRDTQLITRDPTHRLDARDRTELGLLARTINDLLDHLHLREQQLRERSQRDDLTGAFTRSGLLERLIHTPVRSALIIEVPRLQELSGLYGHTRVDTLLRELARRLEHLGPDHVVARLSSSGMALVTTGPDSPNPALILRELEQPFTLHDSGVALKLTAGYAESPHALPVPTLLRHANIALQHALDEREHFGVFEEAMLRRTQYGHLLETALQDADQRGELTLLYQPVQDLRSGQWTAIEALMRWQHPTLGSVPPSTFIPIAERSGLIAKLGDWALRRALHDVKDAQRFTPLRVNVNVSPIQLLNPNFAENVLAILQEQRASPHTLTLEVTEGSVMQNVALACQHLDQLRRAGVHVALDDFGSGHSSLALLAELPLDTVKLDRSFLRDSTRLGPRASTRGALLGNTIRLARDLKLRTVAEGVEDEAMLHVLRDLGCDAAQGYHIARPEPLGTLLGRLHPGHVPTPTADPDRR